In one window of Thermodesulfobacteriota bacterium DNA:
- the gspE gene encoding type II secretion system ATPase GspE → MDKAVFEAMPKGRFHRIKEIRDEYVDPAILEKVSLNYVKKNMVMPLKVNDGHLLVALTGPRGIFTVAELERITGFPVRPVFADEGVVNDAINRFFDRLSGSAKDVMDGLGAESLDALSTSWEEPKDLIDLADEAPIIKLLNSLLFKAVKDRASDIHIEPYEKEVEVRFRIDGVLYPVLTPPKSIQEALSSRVKIMAGLDIAEKRLPQDGKIRLLVAGKDVYVRVSVIPTSYGERTVLRLLDRKAEIISLDRLGLNPGQVSTLEGLLARNSGIILVTGPTGSGKTTTLYSAISAINSTTRNIITVEDPVEYQLKGIGQVHVNPKIGLTFASGLRSILRQDPDVIMVGEIRDRETAEIAIQASLTGHLVLSTLHTNDTSSAVTRLVDMGIEPFLVASSISGILAQRLVRMLCPSCKKGYAPSDSETKLFRTPPKLLYAAGGCEKCFQTGYYGRSGIFEFLVPGPDLRPLILRNQDADTIRRHALSKGLKTMMEDGLEKAAQGITSLEEVLRVTRDDGN, encoded by the coding sequence ATGGATAAAGCCGTATTCGAGGCAATGCCGAAGGGCAGGTTCCACCGCATAAAGGAGATACGGGACGAGTACGTGGACCCGGCCATTCTGGAGAAGGTTTCCCTTAATTACGTCAAGAAGAACATGGTCATGCCGCTCAAGGTCAACGACGGCCACCTGCTCGTGGCCCTTACGGGGCCGAGGGGCATCTTCACGGTAGCCGAGCTTGAGAGGATAACCGGCTTCCCGGTAAGGCCGGTCTTCGCCGACGAGGGGGTCGTTAACGACGCCATCAACAGGTTTTTCGACAGGCTCTCCGGCTCGGCGAAGGACGTAATGGACGGCCTCGGCGCTGAAAGCCTCGACGCGCTCTCGACGTCGTGGGAGGAGCCGAAGGACCTTATAGACCTCGCGGACGAGGCCCCGATAATAAAGCTCCTCAACTCGCTCCTCTTCAAGGCCGTGAAGGACAGGGCGAGCGACATACACATAGAGCCGTACGAGAAGGAGGTGGAGGTAAGGTTCAGGATAGACGGCGTCCTGTACCCGGTCCTCACCCCGCCCAAGTCCATACAGGAGGCGCTATCGAGCAGGGTAAAGATCATGGCGGGCCTGGACATTGCTGAAAAAAGGCTTCCGCAGGACGGGAAGATCAGGCTCCTCGTGGCCGGGAAGGACGTTTACGTCAGGGTCTCTGTAATACCCACGTCCTACGGCGAGAGGACGGTACTGCGGCTTCTCGACCGTAAAGCCGAGATAATAAGCCTCGACAGGCTGGGCCTGAACCCCGGGCAGGTCTCCACGCTCGAAGGGCTGCTGGCCCGGAATTCAGGCATCATATTGGTAACCGGCCCGACCGGCTCCGGAAAGACCACGACCCTCTATTCGGCGATAAGCGCCATAAACTCGACCACGCGTAACATAATAACGGTCGAGGACCCGGTAGAGTACCAGCTGAAGGGCATAGGCCAGGTGCACGTGAACCCGAAGATAGGGCTAACCTTCGCAAGCGGCCTCCGCTCGATCCTCAGGCAGGACCCGGACGTCATCATGGTGGGAGAGATACGGGACAGGGAGACCGCAGAGATCGCCATACAGGCCTCGCTTACCGGGCACCTTGTGCTCTCAACCCTTCACACGAACGACACGTCGAGCGCCGTAACCAGGCTCGTTGACATGGGCATCGAGCCGTTTCTGGTGGCCTCCTCGATATCCGGCATACTGGCGCAGCGCCTTGTAAGGATGCTCTGCCCTTCGTGCAAAAAGGGGTACGCGCCGTCGGACTCCGAAACTAAACTCTTCAGGACTCCGCCAAAGCTCCTCTACGCCGCCGGAGGCTGCGAGAAGTGCTTCCAGACCGGCTACTACGGGAGGAGCGGCATATTCGAGTTCCTCGTGCCGGGCCCGGACTTGAGGCCGCTGATACTCAGGAACCAGGACGCGGACACCATCCGGCGGCACGCCCTCTCAAAGGGGCTTAAGACCATGATGGAGGACGGCCTCGAAAAGGCGGCCCAGGGCATTACGAGCCTCGAAGAGGTCTTGAGGGTAACGAGGGACGACGGGAATTAA
- the gspD gene encoding type II secretion system secretin GspD — MRYMTGKTAHKYLLFLLVILVISHAASRNADGQEQRGAEEITLNFVDVEISSLVRIMSEITGRNFIYDETLRGRVTIIAPGRLTSEEALNIFVSALELKNFTLIEADGFYKIIPASAARQSGTPVVLDPDTARPDEYIVRLVPLSYIPVQDAFSAVQPLISRNGQISVFGARNALLLVDTANNIEKILTILTAMDAPQGLTEPEVVYLRHAQAEVIAQILRREEQRRTGIRREETESSITPDERLNAIILSDALEGREFYKEFIALLDVPPPEASSRINVYYLENADAEDLARVLDALLRPGAAPAAGEAPGAQRITQELTGSIRITPSRASNALIIMASPADYRNIIQVVEMLDRRPRQVFVEAMITEVTVDKAIELGTRFRLTAKKDNEPVAIGGVGAVDATAVQNILNGLAGLTVGGLGNLLTIPVTRTDGTTFNLTAPGFAVLFSLSEFKDIVNVLSTPQILTSDNSEAEIMVGENVPFLSSLERQPATEGQPVLQSIERRDVGIRLRIRPKISEGDFVRLDIYQEISAISPTRTGGASDIITTKRSASTSVVVKNNQTVVIGGLIQNRSTNNSTKVPLLGDIPLIGWLFKSKRDQTQKTNLLVFITPYIIEDFKGLEDLRDRKRMEFEMNGPDAPGKKDGPGGPAVSEERMGTDG; from the coding sequence ATGAGATACATGACAGGCAAAACGGCCCATAAATACCTTTTATTCCTCCTCGTCATACTTGTAATCTCACACGCGGCGTCCAGGAATGCCGATGGGCAGGAGCAGAGGGGGGCCGAAGAGATAACCCTGAACTTCGTGGACGTTGAGATCTCGTCGCTCGTAAGGATAATGAGCGAGATAACCGGGAGGAACTTCATATACGACGAAACTCTCCGGGGCAGGGTCACGATAATAGCCCCGGGAAGGCTCACGAGCGAGGAGGCCCTGAACATTTTCGTCTCCGCGCTGGAGCTCAAGAATTTCACCCTCATCGAGGCGGACGGCTTCTACAAGATAATTCCCGCGTCAGCTGCTAGGCAGAGCGGCACGCCGGTCGTCCTCGACCCGGATACCGCAAGGCCCGACGAGTACATAGTGCGGCTCGTGCCTTTGAGCTACATCCCCGTGCAGGACGCCTTCTCCGCGGTCCAGCCGCTCATTTCAAGGAACGGCCAGATATCCGTCTTCGGGGCCAGGAACGCGCTCCTTCTCGTAGACACGGCCAACAACATCGAGAAGATACTCACGATACTCACCGCGATGGACGCGCCTCAGGGCCTTACGGAGCCTGAGGTCGTCTATCTCAGGCACGCGCAGGCCGAGGTCATAGCCCAGATACTCCGGCGCGAGGAGCAGAGGAGGACCGGCATAAGGCGCGAGGAGACCGAGAGCTCGATAACCCCGGACGAGCGGCTGAACGCCATAATACTCTCCGACGCGCTCGAGGGCAGGGAGTTCTACAAGGAATTTATCGCCCTCCTCGACGTGCCCCCGCCCGAGGCCAGCAGCCGCATAAACGTATACTATCTCGAGAACGCCGACGCCGAGGACCTCGCGAGGGTCCTTGACGCGCTTCTGCGGCCAGGGGCCGCGCCCGCAGCCGGAGAGGCGCCGGGTGCCCAGCGTATCACGCAGGAACTTACGGGCTCCATACGGATAACCCCGAGCAGGGCCTCGAACGCCCTCATAATCATGGCCTCCCCTGCCGACTACCGGAACATAATACAGGTGGTGGAAATGCTCGACCGCAGGCCCAGGCAGGTCTTCGTCGAGGCCATGATAACCGAGGTCACCGTTGACAAGGCGATAGAGCTCGGCACAAGGTTCAGGCTCACGGCCAAGAAGGACAACGAGCCCGTTGCCATAGGCGGCGTGGGGGCCGTTGACGCGACCGCCGTCCAGAATATCCTTAACGGCCTTGCCGGTCTTACGGTCGGGGGGCTGGGGAACCTCCTTACGATACCCGTGACGAGGACCGACGGCACGACATTCAACCTCACCGCCCCGGGGTTCGCGGTGCTTTTTTCGCTCTCCGAGTTCAAGGACATCGTGAACGTCCTCTCCACGCCCCAGATACTCACGAGCGACAACTCGGAGGCCGAGATAATGGTCGGCGAGAACGTGCCCTTCCTTTCGAGCCTCGAAAGGCAGCCTGCGACAGAGGGCCAGCCCGTTCTTCAGTCGATAGAGAGGCGCGACGTCGGCATACGGCTCCGCATAAGGCCCAAGATAAGCGAGGGCGACTTCGTCCGACTCGACATCTACCAGGAGATATCAGCCATCTCCCCAACGAGGACCGGAGGCGCATCCGACATCATAACGACCAAGAGGAGCGCGTCCACGAGCGTGGTCGTAAAGAACAACCAGACCGTGGTAATAGGCGGGCTGATACAGAACAGGAGCACGAACAACAGCACCAAGGTACCCCTGCTCGGCGACATCCCGCTCATCGGATGGCTTTTCAAGTCCAAGAGGGACCAGACCCAGAAGACCAACCTCCTGGTCTTCATAACCCCGTACATCATAGAGGACTTCAAGGGGCTCGAGGACCTGAGGGATAGGAAGAGAATGGAGTTCGAGATGAACGGGCCGGACGCCCCCGGAAAGAAGGACGGGCCGGGCGGCCCAGCCGTAAGCGAAGAGAGGATGGGAACTGATGGATAA
- a CDS encoding response regulator transcription factor produces MSIRVMVAFSNDLFSEGVTRLLEDEDDFEADYISAGSEILDGDIESADVILTDFPTLYSSFLKLDPSTKNGFILLDTDCGKDNIISAIIARNLKGVLLSEASPAVLKKAIRSVASGDIWMDKATVKDLLWSVNRLKKDRGEVLSPKEKEIVALAGRGLRNREIADKLRISELTVKTHLHRIFKKLGITTRSQLINYSMRNPAAREALFTGK; encoded by the coding sequence ATGAGCATCAGGGTGATGGTCGCATTCAGCAACGACCTTTTCTCCGAGGGCGTGACAAGGCTCCTGGAGGACGAAGACGACTTTGAGGCCGACTATATCTCCGCCGGAAGCGAAATTCTCGACGGCGACATCGAATCCGCCGATGTCATACTGACCGACTTCCCCACGCTGTACAGCTCTTTCCTGAAGCTCGACCCTTCCACGAAGAACGGGTTCATACTGCTCGACACCGACTGCGGCAAAGACAATATCATCTCCGCCATAATAGCCAGGAACCTGAAAGGCGTGCTACTTTCGGAAGCCTCGCCCGCGGTCCTTAAAAAGGCCATCCGTTCCGTCGCCTCCGGCGACATATGGATGGACAAGGCTACGGTAAAGGACCTTCTCTGGAGCGTGAACAGGCTCAAAAAGGACAGGGGCGAGGTCCTATCGCCCAAGGAGAAGGAAATAGTGGCCCTTGCCGGGAGGGGCCTCAGGAACAGGGAGATCGCCGACAAGCTCCGGATAAGCGAGCTTACGGTCAAGACGCACCTCCACAGGATATTCAAGAAGCTGGGCATCACCACCCGGTCCCAGCTCATAAACTATTCAATGAGAAACCCGGCGGCCAGGGAAGCGCTCTTCACGGGAAAATGA
- the gspG gene encoding type II secretion system major pseudopilin GspG, whose translation MMLRNSKGFTLIELLIVIAILGTLAAIIAPRIVGRTDEARVVEAKVQMQNLETALRLFRLDNGFYPSTEQGLEALVRKPESGRIPAKWRDGGYLEKKKVPNDPWGSPFIYASPGQSGDYDIISWGADGARDGEGFDADIRSWELD comes from the coding sequence ATGATGCTCAGGAACAGCAAGGGTTTTACGCTCATAGAGCTTCTTATCGTTATCGCTATACTCGGCACCCTCGCAGCGATAATCGCGCCGAGGATCGTCGGCAGGACCGACGAGGCGCGGGTAGTCGAGGCCAAGGTCCAGATGCAGAACCTCGAGACGGCCCTCAGGCTCTTCAGGCTCGACAACGGCTTTTACCCCTCGACCGAGCAGGGGCTCGAAGCCCTGGTCAGGAAGCCCGAGTCCGGCAGGATCCCGGCAAAGTGGCGCGACGGCGGGTATCTCGAGAAAAAGAAGGTGCCCAACGACCCCTGGGGCAGCCCCTTCATATACGCATCGCCCGGCCAGAGCGGAGATTACGACATAATCTCCTGGGGCGCAGACGGCGCGCGGGACGGCGAGGGGTTCGACGCTGACATAAGAAGCTGGGAGCTCGACTGA
- a CDS encoding prepilin-type N-terminal cleavage/methylation domain-containing protein, with the protein MARMIDCAMQGVGTRLAKARRRLGTMRVYVVRRIDEPGSNAGMRRHDALYRRRQAKGPPRADGLERVSAHPRTPDTHRSRSPALPLSHGFSLLELIAVIAIIGITLAFVLPRFPSLDGRRLESDADRLALLASFIGERAVATRSQYRLHFDMAGAAVRVEASADGKEFTRVTEPVARGGKLSPGVEIGEVFSPGLGRISRGEAFIHITSRGSDPFEVTLLSDGKRAVVSYNPYTGKASVSYPGTGEGQDG; encoded by the coding sequence ATGGCGAGAATGATAGATTGCGCCATGCAGGGCGTCGGGACAAGGCTGGCCAAGGCGCGACGAAGGCTCGGAACGATGCGCGTGTATGTAGTGCGTCGCATTGACGAGCCGGGGAGCAACGCCGGTATGCGACGTCATGACGCCCTGTATAGACGAAGACAGGCCAAAGGCCCCCCCAGGGCCGATGGCCTTGAGAGAGTATCCGCACATCCCCGCACGCCCGATACGCACCGTTCACGCTCTCCCGCGCTGCCCCTTTCACACGGATTCTCGCTTCTGGAACTCATCGCCGTAATCGCGATAATCGGCATTACGCTCGCCTTCGTTCTCCCGAGGTTTCCGTCCCTCGACGGCCGCCGGCTCGAATCCGACGCCGACAGGCTCGCCCTGCTTGCCTCGTTCATCGGGGAGAGGGCCGTTGCCACGAGGTCCCAGTACCGGCTCCATTTCGACATGGCGGGAGCGGCGGTGCGCGTCGAGGCCTCGGCGGACGGCAAGGAATTCACGCGGGTCACCGAACCTGTCGCAAGGGGCGGAAAGTTGAGCCCCGGTGTGGAGATAGGCGAGGTCTTCAGCCCGGGGCTCGGGCGCATAAGCCGCGGAGAGGCCTTCATTCATATTACGAGCAGGGGTTCCGACCCGTTCGAGGTGACCCTTTTATCAGACGGGAAAAGGGCCGTCGTCTCCTATAACCCCTATACCGGGAAGGCGTCGGTATCGTATCCGGGGACAGGGGAGGGACAGGATGGATAA
- a CDS encoding type II secretion system protein codes for MDKRGFTLIEAMIALAVLSGAVAILVTSFNYHLNVAARSSREAVSVVLGLQKIEELKLEGRLSALEGGFGEGFAGYNWELVSEDTELKGVKRLELKVGHEGSFFSLVSFVRE; via the coding sequence ATGGATAAGAGGGGTTTCACCCTGATCGAGGCCATGATAGCGCTGGCAGTGCTTTCCGGCGCCGTCGCGATCCTGGTTACGAGCTTCAACTACCACCTGAACGTGGCCGCTCGGAGCAGCCGGGAGGCCGTATCGGTCGTACTCGGCCTCCAGAAGATTGAGGAGCTCAAGCTCGAGGGAAGGCTTTCAGCGCTTGAAGGCGGCTTCGGGGAAGGGTTCGCCGGCTATAACTGGGAGCTCGTAAGCGAGGATACGGAATTAAAGGGGGTAAAAAGGCTTGAGCTCAAGGTCGGCCATGAAGGGTCGTTTTTCTCGCTCGTCTCGTTCGTTAGGGAATAG
- a CDS encoding prepilin-type N-terminal cleavage/methylation domain-containing protein produces the protein MSSRSAMKGRFSRSSRSLGNSRGFTLIEVLIAVSLTAILLASLYSVFFSVAGAGSRAREEADRNVEAGRALERLASEVRSAYTRRGSPATFFKAGKVRSHSTVSFTFFSYPVQAGDAPKSDLLAVSYSVERDGGRRHLVKEVWSPYFGEKMTFRAVEDIKGFEVSLFNGKDWSKAWDSELEGSVPRAMTVKMTLASGEELAMTAPAMIR, from the coding sequence TTGAGCTCAAGGTCGGCCATGAAGGGTCGTTTTTCTCGCTCGTCTCGTTCGTTAGGGAATAGCCGAGGGTTCACTCTCATAGAAGTCCTTATCGCGGTCTCCCTAACGGCGATCCTCCTTGCGTCGCTCTATTCCGTCTTCTTCTCGGTAGCAGGGGCCGGGAGCAGGGCGAGAGAGGAGGCCGACAGGAACGTGGAGGCCGGAAGGGCGCTTGAAAGGCTGGCAAGCGAGGTCCGCTCCGCGTACACGAGGCGCGGCAGTCCCGCAACGTTCTTCAAGGCCGGGAAGGTGAGGAGCCATTCAACGGTCTCCTTCACATTCTTTTCCTATCCTGTCCAGGCCGGTGACGCCCCTAAAAGCGACCTTCTGGCAGTAAGCTATTCCGTCGAGCGGGACGGCGGCAGGAGGCACCTCGTGAAAGAGGTGTGGAGCCCTTACTTCGGAGAGAAGATGACTTTCAGGGCCGTTGAGGACATAAAAGGATTCGAGGTGAGCCTCTTTAACGGAAAGGACTGGTCAAAGGCGTGGGACTCCGAGCTTGAAGGCTCGGTCCCCAGGGCAATGACCGTGAAGATGACCCTCGCCTCCGGCGAGGAGCTCGCCATGACCGCCCCGGCAATGATAAGATGA
- the gspK gene encoding type II secretion system minor pseudopilin GspK produces MISQVFVIIERFKSGKAIKGKSGLALVTVLLVVAVLTALVTDFIYRSYVASSRVAALKDSARAGVLAADGVSLARAGIEEFLKKEPNIVTDESGLVFSKPLEDGLGISIRATDERSRASLRIAYPMTGALDQKLHGIMTRLLKEKRAGEELADALADWIDNDSTPRPRGAEEQFYKGLAPPYAPRNGFPESVEELLLVKGFTPDVFQAVGGHLTPYSPDGLVNVNTAPRPVLASLSEEMTNELADEIIRYRKNTPFTDRSQVMKVPGFEKAGFTIQDRITTTSNIWRIHSRARAGEVIREVEAVVQIGGGVLYWREM; encoded by the coding sequence ATGATTTCTCAGGTTTTTGTCATAATAGAGCGTTTTAAAAGCGGAAAAGCTATAAAAGGAAAGAGCGGCCTTGCCCTTGTGACGGTCCTTCTGGTCGTGGCCGTCCTTACGGCCCTTGTTACTGATTTCATCTACAGGTCATATGTGGCCTCGTCCAGGGTGGCGGCATTGAAAGACTCGGCCCGGGCCGGCGTGCTCGCCGCAGACGGTGTTTCGCTTGCCAGGGCCGGTATAGAGGAGTTCCTGAAGAAAGAGCCGAATATCGTGACGGACGAGTCAGGGCTGGTCTTTTCAAAGCCTCTGGAGGACGGCCTCGGCATATCGATACGGGCGACGGACGAGAGGTCGAGGGCATCGCTCCGCATAGCCTATCCCATGACAGGCGCCCTTGACCAGAAATTGCACGGGATAATGACAAGGCTCCTGAAGGAGAAGAGGGCCGGTGAGGAGCTGGCCGACGCCCTTGCCGACTGGATAGACAACGACTCGACGCCGAGGCCTCGCGGGGCCGAGGAGCAGTTCTACAAGGGACTGGCTCCGCCTTACGCGCCGAGAAACGGGTTTCCTGAGAGCGTCGAGGAGCTGCTGCTCGTAAAAGGCTTTACGCCGGATGTCTTCCAGGCCGTCGGAGGGCACCTGACGCCATACAGCCCCGACGGGCTCGTGAACGTCAATACCGCCCCGAGGCCGGTATTGGCCTCGCTTTCCGAGGAGATGACCAACGAGCTTGCGGACGAGATCATAAGGTACAGGAAAAACACCCCTTTCACCGACAGGTCACAGGTAATGAAGGTCCCTGGGTTCGAGAAGGCCGGTTTCACCATCCAGGACCGGATAACGACCACGAGCAATATCTGGAGGATCCATTCGAGGGCCAGGGCAGGAGAGGTCATAAGGGAGGTCGAGGCCGTGGTCCAGATAGGTGGTGGGGTCCTTTACTGGAGGGAGATGTGA
- the gspL gene encoding type II secretion system protein GspL, with product MKVLVLDIGSERVLAGAFESGRPTSFFDAAIDGPGDEGLKEALSAVMDQAAMKRGRAFGRVLVSLPPSELIIRVVEMPFSERKKVLEALPFELAGLLHVEVDDVIMDAVPLGAGRFLAVAAERRLVRGHLEILNSLDIDPCWMGSGLFAADALISQPAEGTRAVLVPGAFAVVENGAPRLFKPVRGIENLHLAAEFLDAEGMAVDEVCSVGWDDVEVAEIFRGARQTRLDLPAGCPPGGALAFALAVVEDSGRLAEMVNFRRGEFEYTREKAAKMRGLKTAAVLALVLAVLLAGDLYARYMGLSAELDSYDEALRSQYAELFPGERSAADPVYQLETRLGAMDKELAAMGKGKSSLDALLRISEAVPDEAGIRITEIVLGPEGRVVARGEAPTFEVAGRLKDALAGGPLKEVSLDETRARPGGGTSFSLNAYLR from the coding sequence ATGAAGGTACTTGTATTGGATATAGGCAGTGAGCGGGTGCTGGCCGGAGCATTCGAGTCGGGCAGGCCGACCTCTTTTTTCGACGCCGCGATAGACGGGCCGGGAGACGAGGGCCTCAAGGAGGCGTTATCCGCGGTTATGGACCAGGCTGCCATGAAAAGGGGCAGAGCCTTTGGCCGGGTGCTGGTAAGCCTTCCTCCGAGCGAGCTCATCATCAGGGTGGTGGAGATGCCCTTCAGCGAAAGGAAGAAGGTGCTCGAAGCGCTGCCTTTCGAGCTCGCGGGGCTTCTTCACGTGGAGGTCGATGACGTTATAATGGACGCGGTGCCCCTCGGGGCCGGCAGGTTCCTGGCGGTCGCCGCCGAAAGGAGGCTCGTCCGCGGTCATCTTGAAATCCTGAATTCATTGGACATAGACCCTTGCTGGATGGGCTCCGGCCTTTTCGCGGCGGACGCCCTCATATCCCAGCCAGCCGAGGGCACCAGGGCGGTCCTCGTGCCGGGCGCGTTCGCGGTCGTGGAGAACGGCGCGCCCAGGCTCTTTAAGCCCGTGAGGGGAATCGAGAACCTGCATCTCGCCGCCGAGTTCCTGGACGCCGAGGGCATGGCGGTTGACGAGGTCTGCAGCGTCGGATGGGACGATGTTGAGGTGGCGGAGATTTTCCGCGGCGCGAGGCAAACCCGCCTGGATCTCCCAGCCGGTTGCCCGCCCGGGGGGGCGCTTGCGTTCGCGCTGGCCGTCGTGGAGGACAGCGGCCGCCTTGCCGAGATGGTCAATTTCAGGCGCGGCGAATTCGAGTACACGCGCGAGAAGGCGGCGAAGATGAGGGGGCTCAAGACCGCAGCGGTCCTTGCTCTTGTCCTCGCGGTCCTCCTTGCCGGGGACCTTTACGCCAGGTACATGGGGCTCTCGGCCGAGCTCGACTCCTACGACGAGGCGCTCAGGTCCCAATACGCCGAGCTCTTTCCAGGGGAGCGGAGCGCCGCCGACCCCGTCTATCAGCTCGAGACAAGGCTCGGCGCAATGGATAAGGAGCTGGCCGCTATGGGCAAGGGCAAAAGCTCCCTTGACGCCCTCCTCAGGATATCCGAAGCCGTGCCGGACGAGGCCGGGATAAGGATTACCGAAATAGTCCTGGGCCCGGAGGGCAGGGTGGTCGCGAGGGGCGAGGCCCCGACCTTCGAGGTCGCGGGGAGGCTCAAGGATGCGCTCGCAGGGGGCCCGCTCAAGGAAGTGAGCCTGGATGAGACAAGGGCGAGGCCCGGGGGCGGGACCTCTTTCAGCCTTAACGCTTACCTGAGGTGA
- a CDS encoding metal ABC transporter permease: MPEIFELEFMRRAFAAGILISVIVPLIGVFLVVRRYSLMADTLAHVSLVGVAAGILTNSHPVVSAVAASTLAAVAIERLRGVKSLFAESVLAIFLSGSLAVAVVIISLARGLNVDLLSYLFGSISTISPTDLYMLTAVFVAVILAITLLYKEFFLVSFDEEFAEAGGVRARNLNLLIVVLAAVTISLSMRIVGILLIGALMVIPVVSAKQFNLSFRNTIFLSMFFSFVSVVSGLTLSYYLDLASGGTIVLVALVIFLLTFVIKRPE, translated from the coding sequence ATGCCGGAAATTTTCGAGCTTGAGTTCATGCGGAGGGCGTTTGCCGCGGGAATCCTCATATCCGTTATCGTCCCGCTTATCGGGGTATTCCTCGTGGTGCGGCGCTACTCGCTCATGGCGGACACGCTCGCGCACGTCTCTCTCGTGGGTGTCGCTGCAGGCATACTCACAAACTCACACCCGGTGGTCTCGGCTGTCGCGGCCTCGACCCTGGCGGCAGTGGCCATCGAGAGGCTCCGGGGGGTAAAGTCCCTTTTCGCGGAATCGGTGCTGGCGATCTTCCTCTCAGGGAGCCTCGCCGTGGCAGTCGTCATCATAAGCCTCGCAAGGGGCCTGAACGTGGACCTCCTGAGCTACCTCTTCGGCAGCATCTCCACAATCAGCCCCACGGACCTCTACATGCTCACGGCCGTCTTCGTGGCCGTCATACTCGCCATAACGCTTCTTTATAAGGAATTCTTCCTCGTATCTTTCGACGAGGAGTTCGCCGAGGCCGGCGGGGTGAGGGCCAGGAATCTCAACCTCCTCATAGTGGTCCTGGCTGCCGTAACAATCTCGCTTTCCATGAGGATCGTCGGGATACTCCTCATAGGCGCGCTCATGGTCATACCCGTCGTGAGCGCGAAGCAGTTCAACCTGAGCTTCAGGAACACCATCTTCCTATCGATGTTCTTCTCCTTCGTCTCAGTCGTCTCGGGGCTTACTCTATCGTATTACCTCGACCTCGCAAGCGGCGGCACCATCGTCCTCGTGGCGCTCGTAATCTTCCTCCTGACCTTTGTCATCAAGAGGCCGGAATAA
- a CDS encoding metal ABC transporter ATP-binding protein — MSFNGTNVLENVTFSVEEGEYLGIIGPNGGGKTTLFKIILGLLRPTNGEVRIYGEPVQRFTNRHLIGYVPQRVISETYFPATVEEIVRSGRTARMGLLKWLSRDDRKAVEKAMEITDVTAFRGRLIGHLSGGERQRVFIARALASEPRILILDEPDVGVDVTSQEKFYSFIEDLNSKLGITVLLISHDIDVVAHQVKSVLCLNKRLVCHGSPKKFISEQYMQELYGKKVKFILHGH; from the coding sequence ATGAGCTTTAACGGCACGAACGTCCTCGAAAATGTCACATTCAGCGTCGAGGAAGGCGAGTACCTGGGCATTATAGGGCCGAACGGGGGCGGAAAGACTACCCTCTTCAAGATAATACTGGGGCTCCTGAGGCCGACCAACGGGGAGGTGCGCATCTACGGCGAGCCGGTCCAGAGGTTCACGAACCGCCATCTCATAGGATATGTGCCCCAGAGGGTAATATCCGAGACATACTTCCCGGCAACCGTCGAGGAGATAGTCCGTAGCGGCAGGACCGCACGCATGGGTCTTCTTAAATGGCTCTCCCGGGATGACAGGAAGGCCGTGGAAAAGGCCATGGAGATAACGGACGTTACAGCCTTCAGGGGCAGGCTCATAGGGCACCTCTCCGGCGGGGAGCGCCAGAGGGTCTTCATCGCCCGGGCCCTCGCGAGCGAGCCCAGGATCCTCATACTCGACGAGCCTGACGTGGGCGTGGACGTCACCTCCCAGGAAAAGTTCTACTCCTTCATAGAAGACCTGAACTCGAAGCTGGGAATAACGGTGCTCCTCATCTCTCACGACATCGACGTGGTGGCCCACCAGGTAAAATCGGTCCTCTGCCTGAACAAGAGGCTCGTCTGCCACGGCTCGCCCAAGAAGTTCATAAGCGAGCAATACATGCAGGAGCTTTACGGGAAGAAGGTCAAGTTCATACTGCACGGCCATTAG